The DNA window CCAGTGCTTAATGCAGAAGGTGATGTCATCTGCGGCAATGATTTGAGGCTTTTGAGATGCTCCATTAGATTAAGCTATCGAGCACATTCTTATGTATTTGGAGCTATTGGACACTTGTATCATGCGTTCTGGAATATCTGCATTTGCTTTGTCTTCACGAAAATGCCCCCTTTTGttggaaaggaaaagaaaaaaaaaagcttcatCCTTCTTTGCTGTATCTTATCCGTTGGGCATACAATCAGCTTATCTAAGCAGATACGCTGCTTAATTCATTATTATAAATGAATGGTAAAGTACGTTAGGTTTGATTCTTTACCTGAAATCAACTCTCTAATATTTTCAGTTCAGAAGGAATTAATCGCGAAACACTTTGAAATTTACTAAGAGAGCCTAGctgtttaatatatatacacaaataaAGCAATAATGCAATTGCGATAATGACTTATTTAGCTGTCGTTGATACTGCGGCAATCCATATTGTCTTACTGATTTGGCCATTAGGGTGGTTAAGGAAAACACTACTCCAGATTTTGCTTGGTGCTCCCCAAAAAAATCTTGGCTGGTTTTACAATTAGCAGCGTTCTCCCCTGGACTTCAGAGTCAACCAGCACTGAGGCTAATGCtctttgccaaaaaaattcttcaaGAATCAGTTGATAGTGGAAACCATACTGcataatatttcatctttttgaACAAAATACTAGAACAATATTATGGGAGTGAAGCTATCAACCAATGCAGTCAAATATCCATAAACTGAGAGTTAGCCCATGATGTCATCTGCTATTGTCTGTTTGTCCCATCATTGTAATTGTAAAGTCTATATAAGTTGTCATCTTCATAATTAAGCACCTGCCCTGTATTACTTACAAAAAAGTTGGTATGAAATTGCATGTGAAAAAGTACAGGACTTCATATCATTAGTTGAGACTACGGCAGTCTTCAAAGAGACAATAAAAAAGGACACTGACCTGTAATACGCAGTATTACAATTTAGGCACAAAGGTTTTCAGGGCAAAGTTATTTCCCCAGGCCACTGAGGCCAGCACATAGGATTTGCATTTGTCAATTGTCAAggaaatcaaattttatagaattgCAGGGGGACAGGTAAGATGATCCATTATCTGAAATCATAAAGATATTCCAGGGGATTCAGTAGTACAATTCAGAAACAAAAGCTAAAGACCAATCAGATTTCCTAAAAAGGATAAGATCTTTTTTTATGAATCATGTATTCATGTCCCGGCTGAAATTTCTCTAAGAAAAGCAGTTAATAAAGCCGCTCACATGTTGTGATCAAGCACACATCATCAAACTAAACACTGATTTTGCCAGTTCACCTACTGCactaaaaagttgtttttgctGAGAACTGTTGagcccaaagaaaaaaaaaagatgatagaTGATTGCTGCTAACCATATAAACCAAGCCAATCATGTCATgtcaaacacacacacacaaaggtCTCATCATGTGCTTCCTCTCCATCACCTGGAAGTCGTTTGGCACAGTAATTGGGACATGGAATAGACTGGCCCATGACCCATCTTCTTCATAGCGAAGAGCCAAAGACCTACATGCTGACCATGCATGCCTACACATGTTTCAGACAAGGCTCGATCAGCTTGCAAAAGTAATCACCAAACCCACAAGATCCGATCTTGCAGTGGACACACGAAGAACACGATGTGTCCTCGCCAGCTAGGCTCCATTCGATTTGGCTCCGGCGACACTGACAGTGACACCAAACGTCCATGCTTTAGCAAGTAGACACTGATCTCCACAATGTTTTGCCTTCCGAGTGAGGGTACATTAGTTCCTCCATCTTCCACCATGGTTGGAAATTTAACCCAGTCTATGGAGGCATCATTCTACTCTATCATTCTAAGACCTTTCAAATCCAGCATCAAGAACATCAGCAGAACTAGAACAGGGCTTGTAATTTAGATCACTGAGAAGGCATAGGTCTATACAACTGATGGTGAGATGCTCAAGCTCATAGAAAAAATGGCATACAACTAATGATACGGTACAAACCTATGAAAAAATAACCGGTTttcttaaatataaattatttaactttttgtgaGTTTTGTAAAGCGATATTTTTTGCGTGACTTGAAGAGGACGGATGCTTTGAGATATGCTCGGCTGGAAAGGTAAATACGACACAATACGAGGGCTGATATGCAAAACAATCATCTTCCGAGTGCTTCCATGTGTActcttaggccttgtttagtttgtaaaaaaaacatcacatcaaatctttggacatatatttgaagtattaaacgtagtctaattataaaataaatattagattttGCTTGgaaaaaccgcgagatgaatcttttgagtctaattaatccgccattagcacatgttagttactgtagcacttatggctaatcacgttctaattaggcttaaaatattcgtctcactattttcccataactatgtaattagttttaatattcatgtatatttaatgttttatttagatatctaaagattcgatatgaagtttttaagaaaaaactttgggaactaaacgggccgTACTCCAGCGATTGTGTAAGTGGTGGGCCATAGTGATCGTCCCAGTTTTTCATGAGCCGGGCCTTATCTTTCATGAAGCGAGCCAGGTGATCCGGCCCGGCCCACCAATCCTTCGCGATCTATCCGCATCTCGTCTGCGACCACAtcacgtggggcccacccggTCAGCTAGCCACCACGCGAACCGCTAGTACCCTTCGCCTCGTCATCCGGAGAGCTCCCACTTTCCagtctcccgccgccgccgccgccgcccgccgcggaCTTCAGCGATCCCCCGGAGCTCTcgacgatggcgacggcggccacggcgtcCGCTACGGCAGCCACCCGCTTCACGCGGCTGGCGGGAGTCGGGCTACGGAACGCCCGCCTCCCCACCGCGGTCCGTTTCCAGCGCCGGGTgctcaccaccaccgcgcTCCTCAGGACCGCCGAGCTCCGGCCCAAGGAGCAGGGCCTGCCAGAGACGCTCGACTACCGCGTGTTCCTCGTCGACGGCGGGGGGCGCAAGGTGTCGCCGTGGCACGACGTGCCGctgcgcgccggcgacggggtgTTCCACTTCGTCGTGGAGATTCCCAAGGAGAGCAGCGCCAAGATGGAGGTCGCCACCGACGAGTCCTTCACGCCCATCAAGCAGGACACGAAGAAGGGCAACCTCCGATACTACCCGTAAGGACTACAAACCGAGGAAATTCGTATTCTAAGTGTCAGTTTATGCTCGTTTCTTCTTAAAACATCGTGCCTTTCGTGTTAAAATTGGACGGATGAATTGCAAATTGAGTCATAAATGGACGTTTAATTAACTTATAATGCCTTGTAAGATCTTCATCAGCAAGAGGATGCCATGATTAGTTTGCAAATGTAACTTTTATGTTTGTCTGTGCTGTTCATGTTCGTTTTTGAGAATGCTAGAAATTCTTGGCTTTGTTGCATCGCATTAAGTTTTTGTTATTCAATCATAACCTTATTTTCTTACGATGCTCCATCAgcttttattaataaatttagtgtATTCCAGAGTTTAATTGGTCTGTTTCAATTGTTATATTGAGTGACTGAAATTTATAGGTTGGTCCATAAGGATAGAATGGCAACTCTTTTCATACCAGAAATTCGTGCTTTACTATATTTGTGGTGGACAGGGGAAATAATGTAGGAGATTGTGTCTTTTTTGTGGGACCTTTCTTCAGTATGAAAAAGATGGGCTGCTTGAATTTTGTCAATATCAGATTGTAGCTGCCGCCACCTTATGCACTTTTGGGATTCCTTCAAGATCTTTTTTCTCCCATGATTGGTGGTGGAATCACTGAAAGTCTTGTGGTTCGCTACTGTGGGAATACTCTTAAATATAGTAGACCCTATATCCATCTTAAGCAAGACTAAAATTTATTCGAAACTAGAATTGGATttgatatatactccctccatttcataatgtaagattttctagccttgcctagattcatatggatgctaatgaatctagacatatatataaattatatacattcattaattgatgaatttaggcaaagctagaaagtcttacaatataaaacggaggtagtaactcttgtttctatttctatgaatacaattttattttgtacacAACTATATCAATCAATCTACACTTCTATAATTTGGGCCCACTGTGATAAACAGCATAGGTCTTACTTTTTATTCAGTTAATATGGTAATTTCTAGGACCTTGGAGCGAACGTGATGAGTATCTTTAGCCTTctttttatcatgtaatagaTTTGGCAGTCCCGCTCTTGTCACCAAAACTGTGCTATAAGGTCTGAATTGCATCTGCTTTCAAGTTCAACCTTGCAGCCATGGTTTCGACATACACTTCCTTATTCAAAACAATGCAAGGCTGTTCTGTTACTTCCACTTCAGTCCTTTTGAAGATGATTAGTGTACATATTTTATGGAATGGTttactttttttcccttatagATGGTATGAACATGTGAAATTTGCTTGTGGGCAAGTAGTTGATTTGATGCCGTTACTGTCCTTGTTGATGACATCTTGCCTTTGAAAACCCTGTTTATGAACTTTGTGCATGATTTATCCTGAAACTATCTGTGATATCAGGTACAACATTAATTGGAATTATGGATTATTTCCCCAAACATGGGAGGACCCAACTTTTGCAAACACCGATGTTGAAGGAGCACTTGGGGATAATGATCCTGGTAATAAACATTTCAGTGTTTCTGTATTCGGCAGGCATGGTTCTTTATATCATCTTCAGCCACTCTGACCTATTTTGCTGATGGCCTTCATTTCCAGTTGATGTTGTTGAGATTGGTGAAAGACGTGCTAACATTGGAGATGTTCTTAAGGTGAAACCCTTGGCAGCTTTAGCAATGATTGACGAGGGGGAGCTTGATTGGAAAATTGTGGCCATTTCTTTGGATGATCCTAAAGCATCTCTTGTGAATGATGTGGATGATGTTGAGAAGCATTTCCCGGTATGAATACTGTCTACCTTTGTTTTCCATGTTTGTCCTTGTTTTTCACAGGTTGACATTGCCTCTCTCTTTGATGGAATGTAGGCTTTCCCCCCCAGATAATGACAATTGTTTTCTGTTTTAAATTCTAAGTTTGGCTAAGGATTTTTTTGAGCAAagcatttttttagcaaactTATTTTCGTTCCTGACAGTATAAAATGGCTTGGCTAAGGATGCTACTCTTGTTATAATTGTTATCCTAGATCCCCAGTTGCCTCACACTTTTTTCTGTAACAAGTGCACTACCctgaagctttttttttttgggctgTGGTTATTAGGTTTTTTCGCTTGGAAGATTCTAATGAGTTCTGCAATTTAGATCTGTTACACATGCAGGCTTAAAAATGTTGCTAACGCAGTTAATTTTCGCCCCTTCTTTATTGTGCAAGTTCTTTAACCGGACGTTTTACGTTACCTATTCAGGGTACATTGACTGCCATCAGAGATTGGTTCAGAGACTACAAGATACCGGACGGTAAGCCTGCAAACAGATTCGGTCTAGGCAACAAACCGACAAGCAAGGTAAGCCTGACCTTCTTCAGTCATCCTGAAACATAGAGGATATGCTTCCATTCTAATGGTATTCTTCTCTCTTGTGTAGGAATATGCTCTGAAGGTCATACAAGAAACCAACGAATCATGGGAGAAATTGGTGAAGAGGAATATCCCTGCCGGAGAGCTCTCACTAGCCTAATCTTCTGTCCATGAGAATCCATCAGATTCATTTGGTCATGTACCAAAAGCTTGTTTTATAAGCTATAAACATGCTACTTCATCTTCTGAACTCTTTTGGTGAACTGTGTGACAATAATGCTTCTTgggcaagtttttttttttttttttcagaaggaAAATGAATGTTCTTGAGCAGCGGTTATGTTTGGAACAGGTTTTACACAGTGAATGATCCGTTAGAAGTAAATATAGTTTCAACAATATAATCATTATGCAAGATGAGCTAACTGTTTTTTTCCCACACAATGTAGTAACAAATATCGAGATGTTGCGCATTACACTTGAAAATGCACTAATATCACAGATACAGACGTTAGCAAACGATTCACAAACAGGTTAAGCGACTAAACCATTTTCACATCTAAATCTGACGAGAGAGTAGCAAAAGTAACAGCTATGAACctaaaatatttgatacaGTCGTAAATAGCCCCACTTGATTCTTGGCCTTGTCAATCATCAACCGAGTACAGTGGTTCGATCAGCCTATAGAAAGGCATGGCAGATGTATGTGCCCAGACCCAGCTCTATCTAACTCATCACCTTGTACCTGCAAAACGGACGTTAACTAATGTTAGATTGTTAGCTCAGTTTGTGAACAATGTGACTGAGATAAGGTAATCTGAGACGCTGAGAGCGCAATGAAGTTAGATCCTTATCAATAGTAGTACACCAAACACAGAGAACCTGCATTGAGCTGCTGAGCTCAACAAATTTGACTACCACAGTGTTGTGAAATACCCAGCATGCAGCAGGTACTTCGTgtataaaagattaaaaaaaaattgtcaaaaagGGGAACCACATTACATCCtataaatgaagatatagtataacatatttttgcttattaTAAGCATATAGGGGAAAtgacttattaatgattaaaaactaatttatggataaaattattatatacgtgttcttagtgatctaaaagcaaaggctagaaaataaactacgaggaaaaaaaactccaaatttaggtcttaaaattcaaatattggcTTATgagcataaatataagtgaaaagatggaggCTATAATGCATCGTGCTTCCAGGACATTAACCAAAGCTAAAAAGATCGTCAATGAGTTAGACAGAAACCAATAATCAattcttctattaaaaaacctGGGATAGTGCTCGAACACTTTGACAGACGAAATAAGAATCACCTTTGCTATAGGTGTCAAACGAAGCGTTCAGCTGCATGCAGCATGCCCATAAAGGACTAAAGTACACTCCACACAATAAAACCTGTTGAGGAATGAGAAGAGTTTGTCCTTCCAAGTGGTGCCTACTGCCTTGGTGCTCAGTACCGAAATTTTCCTTTCAGCACACCCTTTTATGTACTACTACActaactactactactacatacATGGCCTTCATCATCTAATTATCTTCAAGTGTGTATCTCTACAAGTCATCAACCCATGTCTAATTATTTGAGTCTGCTGTTTATTACATGCATTTCTCTGATAATTTTGTATCCTTTCAGTGCAAAAATGGTAAAGCATTGAGCCAGTTCCTTAACCAAGCTCTGTACCTGGTCTTTCAGTGCCCATGATATAGCCAAGTAGCAGAGACAGAAAATATATACCCTGTGGACCTGGGGGATCAATTATTGCTATCCCATATTTTAGTGGGGTCATCTCTTAATAAAACAATGGACCAACTGGCCCTACAGTTCATGTTTACTCCTACCAGAGCCAAGAAACCAACATAGAAATACATGGCAGAATTCTACATGTCATGGGGATACTTATTAGGCGATTCCTAGGACATATTGTAGGCAGTGGAAGCACATGCTTTACTAGAAAGTTTTTTCCTTCTAAAATCATACTGATTTATTTAAAGTTCACTTGATAACCAGGGTGTGTGACCTCTCATCAATTCATTGTCTGATACATCTCAAGGAAAAAGTATAAGCAAAGAGACTGCTTGGCTTGGTTATTGTTTTTGACAACTTAATTGAGGTTGTCATAGTATGACTTATAGCATGTGATGTATTTGGTTGttagatactccctccatttcaaaatatagagtgattttgttttgttaagaCAAGGGTTTGACCAAAGATTACTCTATTAACATAACACTTATGTGCCACAAAagtataatcataagaaaGTACTTTCCAACATAAATCTAATGATATCAATTTtgtttcataaaaattatatcttgATAGAGACATAGAGTAATCTTTAGTCAAACCACTGTCCTAACGAAACAAAAGGcgtcttatattttgaaatagagggagcGTGTATGGAGTTATGCATAATTTGATCATCTTTCATCTCCAAGTTCTCCTTTCACACCACTATTTCATCTTCAAAATCTATCCAATCATAAATGTGATATACAGACTAGCAGTGCATAAAAACTGAGGTATTGCAGTCAATTATAATGCAGGTTGATCTCTAGATTTACTTAGGGTTGACGCAAAGAATACATAGAGCGAGTATGACTATGAAATTCTCTAGGCTTGCTCGGCCATAGAAACCAAAATCAAGCTGATAATGCTTGCTTCCCGCTGATAAGATGTTGTTTTCATCATGCTACAGGGAGCATGATTGCTTGATATTTCAGTCCTTGCTTTGCTACTTTGTGAACAGATGACAGACCACACAATCGTATCCCAACAGTCAGCAAGAACAATCAATTGCCAAGTAAAATGCATAAATTCTAGTACTGTAATTGATCgaaaactaaaattatagACTGCGCAATGCAGACGAATTCTCCAGCAAAAAGTTAAGACCAGTGAAGCAGATAGCAAATTTACGATAAATTACTCGTGCAGATGCATACCCGGGCTAAGGCCCGAGGCCCTTGATGGCGTCCATGAGCAAGGCGTAGACCTCCTTGGCCAGATCATGCCGCCGCATCTGTGTTTGTATTTCTGAATCAAGCTGCCTCCTCCACTTGCCCTCGATGAATCTCGCCTCCTCGGTCCCAAGTAGTGACAACCCCTTCTCCAGGGACACCCCAGACAGCGCCCGCCCATCGGTCTTCcagtactcatcaagcatctCAGTCAGCACCGGcagcatggcggcggcgtccgggaCAGTGCGCGGCTGGTCAGCccccgcctcgtcgtcgccctcggcAAGGGGCTCCAGGTCGTCGCCCCACACGCTCGCGCAGAGGTCGCGCACGCGGCGCTCGTGCGGGCCGGCGGACGCGCCCGGCGCCGCGTGGAGGAACTTGCTCTTGAGCCGCTTCAGCTTGTAGTACACCTTGGTCTGGTCGAGGTGCGGGGAGAGGGA is part of the Oryza brachyantha chromosome 2, ObraRS2, whole genome shotgun sequence genome and encodes:
- the LOC121053532 gene encoding STOREKEEPER protein-like, producing the protein MPSKRPSMSAMDAGAAPASPSSPPRSSKKRSSRPKPRAGDARHPAPNPSPPPAAAASSRSRERERKRRQRGAFADPAAAVTAPAGGAVQKLWNDADEVALLAGAAAFRARAGHVPRLPDMGALFDSIRGSLSPHLDQTKVYYKLKRLKSKFLHAAPGASAGPHERRVRDLCASVWGDDLEPLAEGDDEAGADQPRTVPDAAAMLPVLTEMLDEYWKTDGRALSGVSLEKGLSLLGTEEARFIEGKWRRQLDSEIQTQMRRHDLAKEVYALLMDAIKGLGP
- the LOC102715185 gene encoding soluble inorganic pyrophosphatase 6, chloroplastic, translating into MATAATASATAATRFTRLAGVGLRNARLPTAVRFQRRVLTTTALLRTAELRPKEQGLPETLDYRVFLVDGGGRKVSPWHDVPLRAGDGVFHFVVEIPKESSAKMEVATDESFTPIKQDTKKGNLRYYPYNINWNYGLFPQTWEDPTFANTDVEGALGDNDPVDVVEIGERRANIGDVLKVKPLAALAMIDEGELDWKIVAISLDDPKASLVNDVDDVEKHFPGTLTAIRDWFRDYKIPDGKPANRFGLGNKPTSKEYALKVIQETNESWEKLVKRNIPAGELSLA